The Longimicrobiaceae bacterium genomic interval GGCCGCTGCCGCGGCCGGGGCGTCCCGCTCCGCGGCGAAGAACAGGCTTCAGGCCGGCGGAGCAGCAGACCCCAGGTCCTTCCGCAGGAAGTAGTACGTGCACCCCTCGGCGACCCCCTCCAGCTCCCCGAACACGCGGTAGCCCTGCTTCTCGTAGAAGGGCCGGGCCTGGTAGCTCAGTGTCTCCACGTAGGCCAGCGGATGCCCCCGGCGCAGCGCGTACGCCTCCAGCTCCCGCAGCAGCGCCGCACCGTGCCCCTGCCCGCGCAGGCCCTCGTCCACCCAGAGGGCGGCCACGTGCAGGGCACGACCCCAGAGCTCCCCCCATGCCCCGCCCACCATCTCGCCGGCGCCGTCGCGAAGGAAGCAGGCGACCGGGCGCGGCGGCTCCTGACCCCCGACGCTGCGGTTGAAGGCGCGCACCCCCCGGACGATGCGGTCCAGGTCCGCACCGGAAGGGGTTTCGTCGAGCTGGGTCGTGAGCGCAGGCATGCTGGGTCGGCGGTGGGGCGCCTCAGGGGTGGAGGACAGCGGGGTCATGTTTCCAGGGCAGTCGGGAGATCGCGATCCGCGCTGGTCGTCAGGCGAGCGCCTTTGCGGCCCGCTCCGCCGGCCCCGGCGGAGCGACGAGCAGCAGGAGGATCATGGACCCGGCGCTGAGGCCCACCGCGACGACGGTCACCGTGCCCCGCTGGGTTTGCCGATACAGCTGTGCCATGCTTCCTCCGGTCGGGAACCGTGATGCCGGACGCAACGGCCGTCCGGC includes:
- a CDS encoding GNAT family N-acetyltransferase — protein: MPALTTQLDETPSGADLDRIVRGVRAFNRSVGGQEPPRPVACFLRDGAGEMVGGAWGELWGRALHVAALWVDEGLRGQGHGAALLRELEAYALRRGHPLAYVETLSYQARPFYEKQGYRVFGELEGVAEGCTYYFLRKDLGSAAPPA